In a single window of the Osmia bicornis bicornis chromosome 7, iOsmBic2.1, whole genome shotgun sequence genome:
- the LOC123987939 gene encoding uncharacterized protein LOC123987939, whose protein sequence is MRSIERALTNYKKLGQAKMTPATTRNRMNMLKEAYQQCQDLDAKIVAMADLQARSTLQYFVDNHFERCEECYQESLDYMSEILDKTSSTQETASEKGNLQPVKLRSQSLLPQIQLPSFDGTFEQWESFRDKFQSIVINDNSLSNVERLHFLCSALTGDAKKAVNHLPTTDANFEVAWQLVKNRYENKRRLLSTYLNNLFSLPQVTSESAKELRSLRDQLNVSIHGLKNLKRPVEHWDDVIVFLGTQKLDRSSRKAWELQFGDTSELSTYVEFDKFLESRVRALESMSPIKTDKPENVTVKSKPKTISTNTSTVSPIICPVCKQNHLLYQCQTFQALEPSERFKLIKSQRRCVNCFSAKHAKEQCHSQRSCKECKQRHHTLLHFPIKPEQSSLASECTHCRVEQYKHAHYWIKGQSQL, encoded by the exons ATGCGCTCGATCGAACGTGCACTTACCAATTATAAAAAGCTGGGTCAAGCTAAAATGACTCCAGCTACCACCCGGAACCGGATGAACATGCTAAAAGAGGCATACCAACAGTGCCAAGACCTGGACGCGAAAATCGTCGCCATGGCGGATCTACAAGCCAGATCAACTCTTCAGTACTTCGTCGACAACCATTTCGAAAGATGTGAGGAGTGCTATCAGGAGTCCCTGGACTACATGTCGGAGATCCTGGATAAGACATCCTCGACCCAGGAGACAGCATCCGAGAAAGGGAATCTTCAACCAGTGAAGCTACGCTCGCAATCGTTGCTGCCTCAAATCCAGCTGCCGTCTTTCGATGGAACCTTCGAACAATGGGAGAGTTTCCGAGATAAGTTTCAATCtatagtaattaatgataattctTTGTCAAATGTTGAGCGTTTGCATTTTCTTTGTTCCGCTTTAACCGGCGACGCAAAAAAAGCGGTTAATCATTTACCAACCACCGATGCAAATTTCGAGGTCGCGTGGCAGTTAGTTAAAAATAGATACGAAAACAAACGCCGGTTACTTTCGacctatttaaataatttgttttcgtTACCGCAAGTGACCTCTGAATCTGCGAAAGAGCTCCGCAGTTTACGCGATCAGTTAAACGTTTCGATACacggtttgaaaaatttgaaacgacCCGTCGAACATTGGGACGACGTAATTGTTTTCCTCGGTACACAAAAACTTGACCGTTCCTCCCGAAAGGCGTGGGAGTTACAATTCGGTGATACATCAGAATTGTCTACTTATGTCGAATTCGACAAGTTTTTGGAGTCTCGAGTTCGGGCTTTAGAGTCAATGTCGCCAATAAAAACTGATAAACCGGAAAACGTAACTGTTAAATCAAAACCGAAAACAATTTCAACGAACACGTCTACCGTGTCGCCAATTATATGTCCTGTATGTAAACAGAACCACTTGTTATATCAATGTCAAACATTTCAGGCGCTTGAGCCATCCGAAcggtttaaattaattaaatcccaACGAAGATGCGTTAATTGTTTTTCCGCGAAGCATGCGAAAGAACAATGCcacagtcaaagaagctgtaAAGAATGTAAACAGCGACATCACACTCTGTTGCATTTTCCGATAAAACCGGAGCAGTCCAGC CTCGCATCCGAGTGCACTCATTGCAGGGTCGAACAGTACAAGCACGCGCATTATTGGATCAAGGGTCAGTCGCAACTCTAA
- the LOC123987999 gene encoding uncharacterized protein LOC123987999 — protein sequence MAPTALKRLITVQYTRLAEIELSSSRLRDKDRSTFNRNIIASRIESLQEIWKDVRSAHADISIRDEAEGDAYLTDNVIGRLQSTYEDTLDFLLTVQAELEAAEQPTLPTGPPNASSSLTLEHRAAKLPKLDLPTFSGQYEDWENFCDLFTSLVHNAPGLADASRLQYLKTCLKGAAADLVKDVTTTNANYSATWQALKARFHNPRLIVYKHLRALLDMPYLKKESATELRSFADEAQRIVRALTNLQMPVGHWDIWFVYILAARLDSDSQKAWETELSVRDRRMVLDSVAELGDVNPLDRFPKFADLSEFLEKRVQALSMVASNSIKPEKGPSAIPKTVLGSRRVFHAVSSQPSVDGKPKCPLCTGAHWLAKCYKFQAKRPFDRRREVRRLQLCYNCFGRHRVSDCRSSFRCTQCKERHHSMIHLVQASGSQSKEKDSVESQGSNDGKPSTSSGVNVHTARVLSRRYTVLLATAQLTLEGPHGARTRVRALLDQGSQGSFISESVANLLGLRKRRVDVPLMGLGAKSAGTACLATSFKICSLVDPLFQLETEALILSKLTSQLPARHIMELDLGSFAGLSLADPQFYIPGSVDVIFGADIYGQLLRSGLRSFPPSSLIAQETVLGWIVSGPVRSDGSRRAVHHLAAPLHMLHCTAEHDLDESLQRFWNLEDLPAATSLKPLDEACERLFRESHGRNADGRFIVRLPLKSEPPAVGPETRRMAIGSLAHMYRRFDRDSRLASAYREFMSVYESLGHMERVPASELVNSRAWYLPHHAVVQSTPSKWKIRVVFDASRKTREGQCLNDFLLPGPALQRDLSLILLNWRRYRFVFTADVVKMFRQICVARVDQDLQRIVWAPSSSETPVEYRLTTVTYGTACAPYLAIRTLLQLAEDEKSRFPLGAQCLIYNTYVDDTFSGADELAVAVRTRRELIDLLKSAGVELDKWAANHADLLPGNTQQSGTEDSKSIGIDESVKTLGVQWNPNRDEFRFTTLDFKGLTGAVTKRSVLSNIARLFDPLGWLAPITITAKILMQDLWILKIGWDSVLPLDVQDRWRDYCSSLSILPALPISRWLGASCDSGLQIHGFSDASSRAYAAAIYIRIHEGNGRFRVSLLSAKSKVAPVKTVSIPNLELCGAVLLVKLLCHVRKLDFLQNLPVFTWSDSQIVLTWLRKHPCHWKTFVANRVSFIQTELPSAIWAHVPTNENPADLASRGSKPADLIHANLWWHGPDWLAMPEEHWPKAPLAPQVLHVEATPSDPEILCKFSTLTRLTRVVAFCLRPLVSLRRRKDNLSKLPDFLTTSELSAARIAIVKLAQAHAFDSEIKLLQMGKSLPKRNPLLSLNPFVDKMDGVLRVGGRLANSSLSHDRKHPPILPRRSPLSRLFVRHAHRSCLHGGPTLTMNTVLQYAWILGRTRLVKTEIRQCVTCQRVKPRLAWQMMGNLPATRITPARPFSSAGLDYAGPFQVRTAKGRGYKCYKGYIALFVCFTTRAIHLEAVSDLTTRMFLAAYRRFAGRRGVCRNLYSDNATTFQAADKELRAMFIAASDFYKSVAATLANDGTTWTFIPPNSPHYGGLWEAGVKSVKHHLKRAIGDRPLTFEEFSTVLVEIEACLNSRPLCPLNADIEDLQALTPAHFLGVASGLVPDESPPDVSENRLERFQLLQSIRNNFWKKWSEEYLQHLQERSKWRGPTENFAVGQLVLVRDDRYPPSKWPLGRVTEVHLGPDGLVRVVTVRTATSCLKRHVARLCPLWLERSPSKPAADNAII from the coding sequence ATGGCGCCTACCGCTTTGAAAAGGCTCATTACGGTGCAGTACACGCGATTAGCAGAAATCGAGTTGTCGAGCTCTCGATTAAGAGACAAAGATCGCAGCACTTTTAATCGAAATATTATAGCTTCGCGAATCGAGTCCCTACAGGAAATCTGGAAGGATGTGCGTAGCGCGCATGCTGATATTTCAATTCGTGATGAGGCGGAGGGCGACGCGTATCTTACGGATAATGTGATTGGCCGCTTGCAATCGACATACGAAGATACGCTTGATTTTTTGTTGACTGTACAAGCGGAATTGGAGGCTGCAGAGCAGCCTACCTTGCCGACCGGGCCACCGAACGCTAGCTCTTCTTTAACACTCGAGCACCGCGCGGCTAAACTTCCCAAATTAGATTTGCCTACGTTTTCCGGTCAATACGAGGACTGGGAAAATTTCTGTGATTTGTTTACTAGCTTAGTACACAATGCACCCGGCTTGGCTGATGCAAGCAGGttgcaatatttaaaaacttgTTTAAAGGGGGCGGCTGCGGATCTCGTTAAAGATGTGACGACTACGAACGCGAATTATTCGGCGACGTGGCAAGCTTTGAAAGCGCGTTTTCACAATCCGCGTTTGATTGTATACAAACATTTAAGGGCACTTTTGGATATGCCATATTTGAAGAAAGAATCCGCAACAGAGTTGCGTTCATTTGCTGACGAAGCTCAGCGTATAGTACGGGCGTTAACAAATTTGCAAATGCCAGTAGGGCATTGGGATATTTGGTTTGTTTATATCCTAGCGGCTCGTCTGGACTCCGATTCTCAAAAAGCGTGGGAGACGGAATTAAGTGTTAGGGATCGTCGTATGGTTTTAGATAGCGTCGCGGAATTGGGGGACGTAAACCCTTTAGATCGATTTCCGAAATTCGCGGATTTATCCGAGTTTTTAGAAAAACGCGTTCAGGCGCTCAGTATGGTCGCTTCAAATAGTATTAAACCGGAAAAAGGGCCTTCAGCTATACCTAAGACTGTACTGGGATCGCGACGGGTATTCCATGCTGTTTCGTCTCAACCTTCAGTTGATGGGAAACCGAAGTGTCCCTTGTGTACTGGCGCGCACTGGTTAGCCAAGTGCTATAAATTCCAGGCCAAGAGACCTTTCGACCGCCGTAGAGAGGTACGCCGGTTACAACTCTGTTACAATTGTTTTGGCCGTCATAGGGTGTCCGACTGTCGTTCGTCTTTTCGTTGCACGCAATGCAAGGAAAGGCACCATAGTATGATTCATTTGGTACAGGCCAGCGGTTCTCAGTCAAAGGAAAAAGATTCGGTTGAGTCACAGGGTTCAAACGACGGGAAACCCTCTACGTCCTCGGGTGTTAATGTGCACACTGCACGTGTTCTTTCGCGTAGGTATACGGTGCTGTTAGCAACTGCTCAGTTAACGTTGGAAGGGCCACACGGGGCGCGGACCCGTGTGCGGGCTTTGCTAGATCAGGGATCTCAAGGTTCGTTTATATCCGAATCAGTTGCTAACCTTCTAGGTTTACGAAAGCGTCGCGTTGATGTTCCGTTAATGGGTCTCGGTGCGAAGTCTGCCGGCACTGCCTGTCTGGCTACGAGTTTTAAAATATGTTCGTTAGTTGACCCGTTGTTTCAACTCGAAACGGAAGCGTTGATCCTGTCGAAACTCACGTCGCAGCTTCCGGCTCGACACATCATGGAGTTGGATCTCGGGTCGTTCGCGGGGTTGTCTTTGGCGGACCCACAATTTTATATTCCGGGATCGGTCGACGTTATTTTTGGTGCAGACATTTATGGACAATTGTTGCGTTCGGGACTGCGTAGTTTTCCTCCCTCGTCCCTGATTGCGCAGGAGACGGTCCTTGGTTGGATTGTCTCCGGCCCTGTACGTTCGGACGGTTCACGGCGGGCGGTCCACCATTTAGCCGCGCCACTTCACATGTTGCATTGTACCGCGGAGCATGACCTAGACGAGTCGCTACAGCGGTTTTGGAACCTCGAAGATTTACCAGCGGCCACGTCGCTGAAACCATTAGACGAAGCGTGCGAAAGATTGTTTCGAGAGTCACACGGTCGTAATGCAGACGGTCGGTTTATTGTACGTCTTCCGTTAAAATCTGAGCCGCCAGCGGTTGGTCCGGAAACCAGACGTATGGCTATCGGCTCTCTTGCGCATATGTATCGCCGGTTTGATCGCGATTCTAGACTTGCATCGGCATACCGCGAATTTATGTCCGTTTATGAAAGTTTAGGACATATGGAGCGTGTTCCCGCGTCGGAGCTTGTTAATTCGCGTGCATGGTACCTTCCACATCATGCGGTCGTGCAATCGACGCCGTCAAAGTGGAAGATTAGAGTAGTTTTTGATGCGTCGCGAAAGACTCGCGAAGGTCAATGTTTAAATGATTTCCTTTTGCCGGGACCTGCTCTTCAGCGTGATCTCTCGTTGATCTTATTAAATTGGCGACGGTATCGTTTTGTGTTTACGGCGGACGTTGTTAAAATGTTTAGGCAAATTTGCGTCGCGCGCGTTGATCAAGATTTGCAAAGGATAGTATGGGCTCCTAGCTCGTCGGAGACGCCGGTGGAATACCGGTTGACAACCGTGACTTATGGGACGGCGTGTGCTCCCTATCTCGCGATTCGTACGCTTCTACAATTAGCGGAGGATGAAAAATCGCGCTTCCCTCTCGGTGCCCAGTGTTTAATATACAATACGTATGTGGACGATACGTTTTCGGGCGCGGACGAGCTCGCCGTCGCGGTGCGCACCCGACGGGAGCTCATTGACCTTTTAAAATCGGCGGGCGTTGAGTTAGATAAATGGGCCGCGAATCATGCTGATTTGCTGCCGGGCAATACACAGCAATCTGGGACGGAAGACTCAAAATCAATAGGTATCGATGAGTCTGTCAAAACTTTAGGGGTTCAGTGGAATCCAAATCGGGATGAATTTCGTTTCACTACGTTAGATTTTAAAGGCTTAACCGGAGCAGTGACCAAGCGATCTGTTCTCTCCAATATTGCGCGCTTGTTTGATCCGCTGGGGTGGTTGGCTCCGATTACGATAACCGCCAAGATTTTGATGCAGGATCTTTGGATTCTAAAGATTGGATGGGACTCTGTTCTACCACTAGATGTGCAGGATAGATGGCGTGATTATTGTAGCTCTCTTTCAATTTTGCCTGCCTTGCCAATTAGTCGATGGTTGGGAGCCTCTTGCGACTCGGGTTTGCAGATTCATGGGTTCTCAGACGCCTCATCCCGTGCTTATGCTGCAGCAATTTATATTAGAATTCATGAGGGAAATGGTCGGTTTCGAGTTTCTCTGCTATCCGCGAAAAGTAAAGTTGCTCCTGTGAAAACAGTGAGCATTCCTAATTTAGAGTTGTGTGGGGCCGTATTACTTGTCAAGCTTCTTTGCCATGTTCGTAAACTAGATTTTTTACAGAATTTGCCTGTTTTTACTTGGTCTGACAGTCAAATTGTTTTGACTTGGCTTCGCAAACACCCATGCCATTGGAAAACTTTTGTGGCGAACCGTGTATCGTTCATCCAGACCGAGTTGCCGAGTGCTATATGGGCGCATGTGCCCACGAATGAGAATCCCGCAGATTTGGCTTCACGTGGTAGTAAGCCTGCAGACTTGATACATGCAAACCTGTGGTGGCATGGGCCTGATTGGCTTGCGATGCCCGAGGAGCACTGGCCGAAAGCGCCGCTAGCTCCGCAGGTCTTGCATGTTGAAGCGACTCCGAGTGATCCGGAGATTTTGTGTAAATTTTCTACGTTGACTCGGTTAACTCGTGTTGTGGCTTTTTGTTTACGTCCATTGGTTAGTTTGCGAAGGCGCAAGGACAATCTTTCTAAATTACCTGATTTTTTGACCACATCAGAATTGTCTGCAGCACGAATTGCAATAGTTAAGTTGGCACAGGCGCATGCTTTTGATtcagaaattaaattgttacAGATGGGGAAAAGTTTACCGAAGCGTAACCCTTTGCTTAGTTTAAATCCGTTTGTGGACAAGATGGACGGTGTTCTGCGCGTTGGGGGTCGTCTAGCAAATTCGAGTTTGTCTCACGATCGCAAGCATCCACCTATTTTACCGCGTCGTTCTCCACTTAGTCGTTTGTTTGTTCGGCACGCGCATCGTTCCTGTCTTCATGGTGGACCTACGCTCACGATGAATACGGTTTTACAATATGCATGGATTCTCGGTAGGACCCGTCTGGTCAAAACGGAGATTCGACAATGTGTCACTTGTCAACGCGTCAAGCCACGTTTGGCCTGGCAAATGATGGGCAATCTGCCTGCCACGCGGATTACACCAGCTCGACCGTTTTCTTCCGCCGGTTTAGATTATGCTGGACCTTTCCAGGTTCGCACTGCTAAGGGTCGGGGTTATAAATGTTATAAGGGTTATATTGCACTTTTTGTTTGTTTCACGACACGAGCAATCCACCTTGAAGCAGTGAGCGATCTCACGACTCGGATGTTTCTTGCCGCGTATCGGCGTTTCGCAGGACGTCGAGGGGTCTGCCGGAACCTTTATAGTGATAATGCTACCACGTTCCAAGCCGCGGATAAAGAGTTGCGGGCCATGTTTATAGCGGCTTCGGATTTTTATAAGAGTGTAGCCGCCACTCTCGCGAATGACGGAACGACTTGGACGTTCATCCCTCCGAATTCTCCCCACTACGGAGGTTTATGGGAAGCGGGGGTAAAATCGGTTAAACATCACTTGAAACGGGCGATTGGTGATCGACCTTTAACCTTTGAGGAGTTTTCAACTGTTTTAGTAGAAATTGAGGCGTGCCTCAATTCGCGGCCTCTTTGCCCTTTGAACGCGGATATTGAAGATCTGCAGGCTTTGACACCTGCGCATTTTCTCGGTGTAGCTTCAGGGTTAGTTCCAGACGAATCACCCCCCGACGTGTCAGAGAATCGTCTTGAACGGTTTCAATTGCTTCAATCGATTAGAAACAATTTTTGGAAGAAATGGTCGGAGGAATACCTGCAGCATCTGCAAGAGCGTTCAAAATGGCGAGGACCAACGGAAAATTTCGCGGTCGGTCAACTGGTTCTCGTGCGGGACGACCGGTATCCTCCTTCGAAATGGCCTCTCGGGCGCGTTACTGAAGTCCACCTTGGACCGGATGGTTTAGTGAGAGTAGTCACGGTACGAACGGCTACTTCTTGTTTAAAGCGGCATGTTGCGCGATTATGCCCGTTATGGTTAGAGCGGAGTCCATCCAAGCCTGCGGCGGATAATGCAATAATTTGA